From Clostridia bacterium:
CCTCCCAGGCGGATGCTAGAATTGAGCTTACCTTCCAGGGAACTGAATCCTCCGAGGGACTAGTAAACGTTAATGGACAAGGCGTACTAAGAGTTGGAAGCTCATCCTTCCCTTTCACTTTGGATCAGAAGCAGAGGCTCAAAAAGGCGACTCTTTCTACTGGCCAAACGGTCGTGTATGGACCCCTTGACGGGACCATCAAGGGCCGAACTGGGGACAATCTTATAGCTATGGCCCTGGTTTGTGACAGTGATTCCAAGGCGGCAGAGGTCACTGTAACGATAGGGGATCTGGGCAAAGGATTTTCGGCGTTGCATTTTGGGCAAGGGCTTATGACCGCCGAAGTGATCTCGCTCTTCTCCCAAGCCAACCCTCGATAGGAGGCGGTGCAGGTGAGTAGCCGAATTCGTATTGGGCTGATAGTGGCGTTCATGGGCATATTAGCACTTGGGAGTCCTATGGGAGCTTTCGCATCTACGGATACTTACGAGTATTATGATAAGGGCCGTGCTTACAGCGCCATGCTGGGCAGTATGCAGTTGGATGGCAGTACCGTGGTAATCAGCACGTCCGCATACTATCTACCCAGCAAAGACTATGGCAGGGAGCGTATCCGGCTTTGGAGCAAGCTTGACCAGGTTAAGAGAACCTATCCGCCTAGCCTCGGGTACCTTTCCTGGTGCCAGCAGATGAATCTGCGCTTCTATTCAGATGACTCGCGTGCCCATGACCTTATGATCAGGGCCACCGATCCACAAACCATGGCGGGCCCAAGTGCATGGATAGAGAACGTCATCTACGACATTTTTTGTTACAAAGGCATACCTACTCTAACGATTCAAGCTTTCGTAAACAGCATGTTTACGGAGGGTACCGAAGTTGTGTCAGAGACCGGGCCTGGATTTGACACGACGGTCCGATTTTACCGCCCTGACGACAGCAGGGTCGATTTGCCCAACTCTATACCCTATTCGGAGGCTGATCTACAAGTAGGCTCTACTTACAGCGGCGCATCAGCTGTGTTTGAGTTTACCCTGCCCTCTATTGACACTTGGTTTTTGTGCTGGCCTCAAGGGCAGGTAAAATACGGTATCCTTTATACCGGAGGGTCAGGATCGATATGGTACGTGTGGTCGGGGGCCACCGGCGTTCACCACTATGTTAATACTCATTAAAGCAGGTGTTGAGGGTGTCAAGGATATTCAAGGTTATTCTGGCCGTGTCTTTAGCTATCAATATGGTGGTGGCAGGGTTTTTGGTTAAGGACCTGTTGCACGCTCGCCAGGAATACCTGAACACCCAGGCAGACTATCAGCGCAGTGTTGGCTTCCTCAGGATGGCCGATGGGGAACTTAAGGCACTTTCTGAGGAGCAAGGGAAGCCAAAGCAATTGCGCCACCTGGCGGCTGCCGACAACCACCTCATGAGAAGCATCCAGTTCTTCCAGAAGGTGGAGCCAGCCCTGGCCCGGGCCGGGGTGGAGACCCAAAACTTCATGCCCCGCCTGAGCGATGTTGAGTCCATTGTCTATGGGCAGCTGTTAGACGCTATCATGGGCACCACCTCTCCGGGTATTGATCCTTCAGCCCCGGCCAAGGCACAAGCCCGAATCAGTTCCTGGGTAAAGGTCTTTCCGCGGGAGAAGCTTCCCGATCGTGACCAAGCCCAACCAATCAACGCCAGCTTGAGGGAATAGGCTTTCCCAAATATGCCGCTGCCAGGCCCGGTGGTGTCAGGAGAGCCTCCACCCATAAGCGCGCCCAAGTCGGAACCTAGTCCGAGGCACCACGGCTGCAACGCTCTCCCTAGCCGAAAGAATATTCTCTAACATCTTGCAGGAAAATCCCCTTCCTATCGCGAACGTAATTGACAGATGACGGTAGCGGAGGTAGAAGCCCATGAAGCGTCGAGTCCTGGGAGTGCTCCTTTTAACCCTGCTTATCGCGGCCACGTCGATTCTGCCCTCCGCTTCTGCCTATGTAGGAGGCAGTGAACAGGCAAAACTGAGTTCCACCCAGCCACAAGAAACCATTTACCGTGACGACCTAAAAGCGGACATTTTCGCCCTGGCCAACGGAAACCGCCTGATGCTTGTGACTCTGATGGAGCTTGAGCTTTGGAAGGAGTGTCCAACGAAAGCATATGCACCAATTGGTCTTATTAACCTGGGTCCGAACCCTGTGCGGGCGGTAGTCAGGGACGTCGCGCTCGGCATTAGTGGCGCTTACCGAGCCCAGACGCTGAACCAAGAGGTGCTGCTAGAGGTTGTAACCGAAAAGCCGGAAGAGGTTCTTATGCTCCTTTCCCAGCATCCCGGCTCCCCTGAAGCCAACAGAGTGCTCGGGAAAGCATTCAAAGGGCCCGTAAGCATAGGACTTCCAGCCAATAACCTCAAATTTGGAGATAAGGCGGCCATTGACATTGAGCTGCGCATAGAGTCCGAAGGCACTCTTCATGTCCTGGTAAGCCAAACCAACGTCATAATCCTACAGCTACCGGTGCGGACCTACTGGCACGGGGGAGATGGGCATATCCATTCGTCTTGGAGTCCTGACTCGTCGGGTTGGACGATAAACGACCTTGCTGGGTATGCCGCAGACTCTGGTTTCCACTGGGTTATCGTCACTGACCATGAAGATGGGATAAACGAAAACTGGCCAACCTATGTTGCTCAATGTAATAATGCCCAGACCGGCCATGGGATCGTTGTTGCGCCGGGAGGGGAAATCACTGCCTCAGGCGGAAATGGTGATGCTCTTGGCTACTGCCTTAGGGAAACAGCAGCTACTATTCCCAATAACCAGACGTATACGCCTCAGGGGTTGATCAATGCGATCAACAATCACAACTCACCATACTCGTATGCGGTCATTGCGCATCCCTATAAGACTCCTGCTTGGACGGACTGGAATGTCTATGGTTTTCGGTCTATCGAGCTGCTTTCGTATGAGTATGTAGCCAGCGAAGAAGTGAAGAACAAATGGTTTGACCTCCTTCGGGTAAACCTTGCAGATACCATCGCAACGGGGAAATTCGTGGTCGGTGTCGGCAATACGGATTCACACAAAGTCTTGGGAATCGGGGGGCCGAACCCAGGCGACAGAGGGTTCAGCTGGGTCTATACTCAGGACTATCAGTATTACCTGAGATCATCCATATGGAACGCTATCCGATCGGGTCACGTGAGCGCCTCCGGGCGTAAGGACCTGGGGGTCTTTGCCGTAAACGGGACTGTCCAGGGCAGCGTGATTAAGGTCAGCGCCCAAGGCCAACTTCAGTTCAGGCTGGTTCAGCAGCCGGTAACCGGACGTAAGTGCACCATGGTGCGTATAGTTGATGCCTTGCGCAATCCCATAAGGAATATTGCCAACCCGGGGACGGAAACGTACGTAACCTTATCGCCCCCTCCTAACGATACGT
This genomic window contains:
- a CDS encoding PHP domain-containing protein, with the translated sequence MKRRVLGVLLLTLLIAATSILPSASAYVGGSEQAKLSSTQPQETIYRDDLKADIFALANGNRLMLVTLMELELWKECPTKAYAPIGLINLGPNPVRAVVRDVALGISGAYRAQTLNQEVLLEVVTEKPEEVLMLLSQHPGSPEANRVLGKAFKGPVSIGLPANNLKFGDKAAIDIELRIESEGTLHVLVSQTNVIILQLPVRTYWHGGDGHIHSSWSPDSSGWTINDLAGYAADSGFHWVIVTDHEDGINENWPTYVAQCNNAQTGHGIVVAPGGEITASGGNGDALGYCLRETAATIPNNQTYTPQGLINAINNHNSPYSYAVIAHPYKTPAWTDWNVYGFRSIELLSYEYVASEEVKNKWFDLLRVNLADTIATGKFVVGVGNTDSHKVLGIGGPNPGDRGFSWVYTQDYQYYLRSSIWNAIRSGHVSASGRKDLGVFAVNGTVQGSVIKVSAQGQLQFRLVQQPVTGRKCTMVRIVDALRNPIRNIANPGTETYVTLSPPPNDTFYVVKFEFTATDGSEPSDVWCNPIFIDKI